The Hymenobacter oligotrophus genome has a window encoding:
- a CDS encoding XdhC family protein, with translation MTELQRLLAAYDDYRAAGRACALATVVEVEGSAYRRPGARMLVGDDGQLTGAISGGCLEGDARQRARQALQQQRPTLVTYDTSDEDDPRHGLGPGCQGVVRILLEPLNFADLDNPLELLRGFALHPEPAVLATVFRCAAGQAVADLGQRLLLVPDGQVRGSALDNLPLTAQLRHDAAQALMQDQSLIREYPAPAGGTVRVILEVLRPPLRLTVYGAGNDAQPLVRLAASLGWQVSVVDGRPRQAAPERFPDAAEVRVVPLAEVPTLPLSADYAVLLTHNYAYDLAVLQRLLDAPTSYIGLLGPRTKAARLLEELNQEVTDAEIRLQGRLYSPVGLNLGAETPEEIALSIVAEIQAVRQGRPGGMLTHTTDPIHARPTNVASPDSEEASDSKARYRHVVVTEPSCGV, from the coding sequence ATGACCGAACTCCAACGTCTGCTCGCTGCCTACGACGACTACCGTGCCGCCGGCCGCGCCTGCGCCCTGGCTACCGTGGTGGAGGTGGAGGGCTCGGCCTACCGCCGCCCCGGCGCCCGCATGCTAGTCGGCGACGACGGCCAGCTGACCGGTGCCATCAGCGGTGGCTGCCTCGAGGGCGACGCCCGCCAGCGCGCCCGGCAGGCCTTGCAGCAACAACGCCCCACGCTTGTTACCTACGACACCAGCGACGAAGACGACCCGCGCCACGGCCTCGGCCCCGGCTGCCAGGGAGTAGTGCGCATCCTGCTCGAGCCCCTCAATTTCGCCGACCTCGACAATCCCCTGGAGCTGCTGCGCGGTTTTGCCCTGCATCCCGAACCGGCCGTACTAGCCACGGTGTTCCGGTGCGCCGCCGGCCAGGCCGTAGCCGACCTAGGCCAACGCCTGCTGCTAGTGCCCGACGGACAGGTGCGCGGCTCGGCGCTCGATAATCTGCCCCTTACGGCCCAACTGCGCCACGACGCTGCTCAGGCCCTAATGCAGGATCAGTCGCTGATACGCGAGTACCCAGCACCGGCAGGCGGCACCGTACGCGTGATTCTGGAAGTGCTGCGCCCACCGTTGCGCCTTACCGTGTACGGCGCCGGCAACGATGCCCAGCCGCTCGTTCGGCTGGCGGCTTCCCTAGGTTGGCAAGTAAGCGTAGTAGATGGCCGGCCGCGCCAAGCCGCGCCGGAGCGCTTCCCCGATGCTGCCGAAGTGCGCGTGGTGCCGCTCGCTGAGGTACCCACGTTGCCGCTTTCAGCCGATTATGCCGTGCTGCTGACCCACAACTACGCCTACGATTTGGCCGTGCTGCAGCGCCTGCTCGATGCGCCCACGAGCTATATTGGCCTGCTAGGCCCGCGAACCAAGGCTGCCCGCTTACTCGAGGAGCTAAACCAGGAGGTAACCGACGCCGAAATTCGTTTACAAGGTCGCCTCTATAGCCCCGTTGGCCTGAACCTAGGTGCCGAAACCCCGGAGGAAATTGCCTTGTCGATAGTGGCTGAGATACAAGCCGTGCGGCAAGGGCGGCCGGGCGGCATGCTCACCCACACCACCGACCCAATTCATGCCCGGCCAACCAACGTAGCCAGCCCCGATTCTGAGGAAGCTTCTGACAGCAAGGCCCGCTACCGCCACGTAGTGGTTACTGAACCAAGCTGCGGAGTGTAA
- a CDS encoding molybdenum cofactor biosynthesis protein MoaE, with translation MLIQLTDQPIDVAAVLQAVQADGAGAVNSFIGTIRNQSTGRRVVRLHYEAYDAMAVHQLRRVAEQAQKRWPMLQQVAVVHRKGTLEIGDVAVVVAVSTPHRAESFAACQYIIDTLKEVVPIWKKEEYEDGTVWVAAHP, from the coding sequence ATGCTTATCCAGCTCACCGACCAGCCCATTGACGTTGCGGCAGTACTGCAGGCCGTGCAAGCCGATGGCGCCGGCGCGGTAAACTCCTTTATCGGTACTATTCGCAACCAAAGTACCGGCCGGCGCGTGGTGCGCCTGCACTACGAAGCCTACGATGCCATGGCCGTGCACCAGCTTCGCCGCGTGGCCGAGCAAGCTCAGAAGCGTTGGCCGATGCTGCAGCAAGTGGCCGTGGTACACCGCAAAGGCACCCTCGAAATTGGCGACGTGGCCGTGGTAGTGGCCGTTTCGACGCCGCACCGCGCCGAGTCGTTTGCCGCCTGCCAGTACATCATCGACACGCTGAAAGAAGTGGTGCCAATCTGGAAAAAAGAGGAGTACGAGGATGGCACCGTGTGGGTAGCAGCGCACCCCTAG
- the moaD gene encoding molybdopterin converting factor subunit 1, with amino-acid sequence MNLSIALFGITREIVGAPTLEVALQPGQSVQQLLEQLRQTYPALGELRSLAVAVNNEYAPADALLQEHDEIALIPPVSGG; translated from the coding sequence ATGAACTTATCCATTGCCCTGTTCGGGATTACCCGCGAAATCGTTGGCGCGCCTACGCTCGAGGTTGCGCTGCAGCCCGGCCAATCGGTGCAGCAGCTGCTCGAGCAGCTGCGCCAAACCTACCCGGCCCTAGGTGAGCTCCGCAGCCTGGCCGTAGCCGTGAACAACGAGTACGCCCCCGCCGACGCCCTGCTGCAGGAGCACGACGAAATAGCTCTGATTCCGCCCGTGAGTGGCGGCTAG
- the moaA gene encoding GTP 3',8-cyclase MoaA encodes MLYDNHGRPLEYVRVAVTDRCNLRCFYCMPEEGINYVPRQALLSYEELERVVRVLASLGVRKVRLTGGEPFVRRGLLPFIERLSSIAGIDNIGLTTNGVLTAPHVPELVRLGVRSVNLSLDTLDRERFLRITRRDELPRVLETFQALLAAGIRVKINAVVMDGQNIEDLVPLAELTRELPVEVRFIEEMPFNGGSHATPALLPWNHVRIREHLAAHFGQLLPQNSAPGATATSYLVPGHAGRLGIIAAYSRTFCGTCNRIRLTAEGGLRTCLYDQGVLDVRALLRGGASDAELRAALANAFRYRAANGFEAEQHRPVHQISFESMSTIGG; translated from the coding sequence GTGCTATACGACAACCACGGGCGTCCGCTCGAATACGTACGTGTGGCCGTTACCGACCGGTGCAACCTACGCTGCTTTTACTGCATGCCCGAAGAGGGCATCAACTACGTACCCCGGCAGGCGCTGCTAAGCTACGAAGAGCTGGAGCGCGTAGTGCGGGTGTTGGCGAGCTTAGGCGTGCGCAAAGTACGCCTAACCGGCGGCGAACCGTTTGTGCGCCGCGGGTTGCTCCCGTTTATCGAGCGCCTCAGCAGCATTGCCGGTATCGATAATATTGGTCTGACCACCAACGGTGTACTCACGGCGCCCCACGTGCCCGAGCTGGTGCGGCTGGGCGTGCGCTCCGTCAACCTCAGCTTGGATACGCTTGATCGGGAACGGTTTCTGCGCATTACGCGCCGCGACGAGCTACCCCGAGTACTCGAAACATTCCAAGCCCTGCTGGCGGCTGGCATCCGCGTGAAGATCAACGCCGTGGTGATGGACGGCCAGAACATCGAAGACCTGGTGCCCTTGGCCGAGCTAACGCGCGAACTGCCCGTGGAGGTGCGCTTCATCGAGGAAATGCCCTTCAACGGCGGCAGCCACGCCACCCCGGCTTTGCTGCCCTGGAACCACGTGCGCATTCGCGAGCATTTGGCCGCGCATTTTGGCCAGTTGCTGCCGCAGAACTCTGCTCCGGGCGCTACCGCCACAAGCTACCTTGTGCCGGGCCACGCCGGGCGCCTTGGCATTATTGCGGCGTACTCGCGTACGTTTTGCGGCACCTGCAATCGCATCCGCCTCACGGCCGAAGGCGGCCTGAGAACCTGCCTCTACGACCAAGGCGTGCTCGATGTGCGGGCTTTATTGCGCGGTGGCGCTTCGGATGCCGAGCTGCGCGCGGCCCTCGCTAATGCCTTCCGGTACCGGGCAGCCAACGGCTTCGAGGCCGAGCAGCACCGCCCGGTGCACCAAATCAGCTTCGAGTCGATGTCGACGATAGGCGGCTAA
- a CDS encoding alpha/beta hydrolase encodes MKALLITLSVAAGLYALVCLLLYFGQERMLFFPDKLPANFRFPFRSRFEERWVTAPDGVRLHGLLFRAAAPKGLVFYLHGNGGALDNWGYVADAYTRLGYDVFMLDYRGYGKSQGRISSEQQLLEDVRAAYRHVLAEYPENRTVVLGYSLGTGPAAWLAANYQPRLLILQAAYYSLERVARHHFPWVPGFLVRYPLRTYQLLPRIKAPIVLFHGDHDEVVPYTSATELKPLLKPHDQLITLANAGHNGITDNPKYLRVLAEVL; translated from the coding sequence ATGAAAGCATTGCTGATTACCCTAAGCGTAGCCGCGGGGCTTTACGCATTGGTGTGCTTACTGCTGTACTTCGGGCAAGAGCGCATGCTATTTTTTCCTGATAAGCTGCCCGCCAACTTCCGGTTTCCCTTCCGCAGCCGGTTTGAGGAACGCTGGGTTACCGCGCCCGATGGGGTTCGGTTGCACGGGCTGCTCTTCCGCGCCGCGGCACCCAAGGGCCTGGTGTTTTACCTGCACGGCAACGGCGGCGCCCTCGACAATTGGGGCTACGTGGCCGATGCTTACACGCGCTTGGGCTACGATGTGTTTATGCTCGATTACCGCGGCTACGGCAAAAGCCAGGGCCGCATCAGCAGCGAGCAGCAACTGCTCGAAGACGTACGGGCCGCCTACCGGCACGTGCTAGCCGAATACCCCGAAAACCGCACGGTTGTGCTGGGGTACTCGCTGGGCACTGGCCCGGCAGCTTGGTTGGCGGCCAACTACCAGCCCCGCCTGCTGATTTTGCAGGCGGCTTACTACAGCCTCGAGCGCGTGGCGCGGCACCATTTTCCGTGGGTGCCGGGCTTCTTGGTGCGCTACCCGCTGCGCACCTATCAGCTGCTGCCGCGCATCAAAGCGCCCATTGTGCTTTTCCACGGCGACCACGACGAAGTTGTGCCCTACACCTCGGCTACCGAGTTAAAGCCGCTGCTAAAGCCCCACGATCAACTGATTACCCTAGCAAATGCTGGGCACAACGGCATTACCGATAACCCGAAGTACTTGCGCGTTCTGGCCGAGGTGCTGTAG
- a CDS encoding putative sulfate/molybdate transporter has protein sequence MPLTATSPSRPRLRFDRNELAGAFGDLGTDLPLLIGIIAASGIDSAGVLVMFGLMQVFSGLWYGLPMPVQPLKAFAALVIAQKLPERTILGGGLAVGLGMLLLSVTGLIDALARLVPKPVVRGIQFGLAMQLTTLALKEYVPADGAAGYALAAAGFLVTVVLLGNRRWPAALVVIALGAAYALLFKLDLATAQKAFGLRLPTWHLPNTADILTGAVLLALPQIPLSLGNSVLATRQVLHDHFPERNITVRQISFTYALMNIVNPFLGGFPVCHGSGGLVGHYAFGARTGGSAVLYGCLFLTMGLFFSQGFQQVVQIFPLPILGVILLFEALALAGLLRDIADSKANLLVALLVGLLCSGLPYGYLVGLVVGTALYYAMQRGWVGLGK, from the coding sequence ATGCCGCTTACCGCTACTTCTCCATCGCGCCCCCGCCTGCGTTTCGACCGCAACGAACTGGCCGGGGCCTTCGGCGACCTAGGCACCGATCTGCCACTGCTCATTGGCATTATTGCAGCCTCGGGCATCGATAGCGCGGGCGTGCTGGTCATGTTCGGGCTGATGCAGGTTTTCTCGGGGTTGTGGTACGGCTTGCCCATGCCCGTGCAGCCCCTGAAGGCGTTTGCCGCGCTGGTAATTGCCCAAAAACTTCCGGAGCGCACCATTTTGGGCGGTGGGTTAGCCGTGGGGCTGGGCATGCTGCTGCTGTCGGTTACGGGGCTGATTGATGCGCTGGCGCGGCTGGTGCCCAAACCCGTAGTGCGCGGCATTCAGTTTGGGCTTGCCATGCAGCTTACCACACTGGCCCTGAAGGAATACGTACCCGCCGACGGCGCCGCTGGTTACGCCCTGGCAGCGGCTGGCTTTCTGGTTACGGTAGTGCTGCTAGGCAACCGCCGCTGGCCGGCGGCGTTGGTGGTTATTGCCCTAGGTGCCGCCTATGCCCTGCTGTTCAAACTCGATTTGGCCACGGCCCAAAAGGCCTTTGGCTTGCGCTTGCCCACTTGGCACCTGCCCAACACGGCCGATATTCTTACCGGGGCGGTGCTGCTGGCGCTGCCCCAAATACCCTTGTCGTTGGGCAACTCGGTGCTGGCTACCCGCCAGGTGCTACACGACCACTTTCCGGAGCGGAACATCACCGTGCGGCAAATCAGCTTCACCTACGCCCTCATGAATATCGTGAACCCCTTTTTGGGTGGCTTTCCGGTGTGCCACGGCTCGGGCGGATTGGTAGGCCACTACGCGTTTGGAGCCCGCACGGGCGGCTCGGCGGTGCTCTACGGCTGCTTGTTCCTCACGATGGGTTTGTTTTTCAGCCAGGGTTTTCAGCAGGTGGTGCAGATTTTTCCGCTGCCCATCCTAGGTGTCATTTTGTTGTTTGAAGCCTTGGCACTAGCCGGGCTGTTGCGCGATATCGCCGATTCGAAAGCCAACCTGCTGGTAGCTTTGTTGGTGGGCCTGCTGTGCAGTGGTTTGCCCTATGGCTATTTGGTTGGCTTGGTGGTGGGCACGGCGCTTTACTATGCCATGCAGCGGGGCTGGGTAGGCTTGGGCAAGTAG
- the moeB gene encoding molybdopterin-synthase adenylyltransferase MoeB, translating to MLTPDERHRYRRHLQLPEIGEAGQLRLRSARVLVVGAGGLGCPVLQYLAAAGVGTLGIADADQVELSNLQRQILYGPADLGQPKATTAAREVQRLNPLVLREVHTLRVGPGNVRELVAAYDVVVDGSDNFATRYLLNDACVSLGKPLISGAIYKFEGQVSVFNYQGGPTYRCLFPEPPGPHEAPNCDTTGVLGVLPGVVGTTQALETLKVILHLGNVLSGRLWVLDALTFQTRTLRFARHPERSLINLDTADATAYQQVCAPTMGSIKPRELQQLLQTGQAPYMLDVREPDEYELCHLPQATLLPLSHLADGVAMLPRQGNIVVYCHRGGRSARAIQQLEQQGFSNLLNLEGGIDAWATEVDKQMPRY from the coding sequence GTGCTTACTCCCGACGAACGCCACCGCTACCGCCGCCACTTGCAACTGCCCGAAATTGGCGAGGCCGGCCAACTGCGCCTGCGCTCGGCCCGGGTGCTGGTGGTGGGCGCCGGCGGCCTGGGCTGCCCCGTGCTGCAATACTTGGCCGCGGCAGGTGTGGGCACCCTGGGCATTGCCGATGCCGACCAGGTGGAGCTCAGCAACTTGCAACGGCAAATCCTCTACGGCCCCGCCGACCTAGGACAACCCAAAGCCACCACGGCCGCCCGCGAGGTGCAGCGCCTCAACCCGCTGGTGCTGCGCGAGGTGCATACCCTGCGCGTGGGCCCCGGCAACGTGCGCGAGCTGGTGGCCGCCTACGATGTAGTGGTGGACGGCTCCGACAACTTCGCCACCCGGTACTTGCTCAACGATGCTTGCGTAAGCCTAGGCAAGCCCTTGATTTCGGGGGCTATTTACAAGTTCGAGGGGCAGGTGTCGGTGTTCAACTACCAAGGAGGCCCAACCTACCGCTGCCTTTTTCCGGAGCCGCCCGGCCCCCACGAAGCCCCTAACTGCGATACTACCGGCGTACTGGGCGTGCTGCCCGGGGTAGTAGGCACCACGCAAGCCCTCGAAACCCTGAAGGTGATTTTGCACCTAGGCAACGTGCTCAGCGGCCGCCTGTGGGTGCTAGATGCCCTCACGTTTCAAACGCGCACCTTGCGCTTCGCGCGGCACCCCGAGCGCAGCCTCATCAACCTCGATACGGCCGACGCTACGGCCTACCAGCAGGTGTGCGCCCCCACTATGGGCAGCATCAAACCGCGCGAGCTGCAGCAGCTGCTGCAAACCGGCCAAGCGCCTTATATGCTCGATGTGCGCGAGCCCGATGAGTACGAGCTTTGCCACTTGCCCCAAGCCACTCTGCTCCCCCTCTCGCACCTTGCCGATGGCGTAGCCATGCTGCCCCGCCAAGGCAATATTGTGGTGTATTGCCACCGTGGCGGCCGCAGCGCCCGCGCCATTCAGCAACTCGAGCAGCAAGGGTTCAGCAACCTGCTTAACCTCGAAGGCGGCATTGATGCCTGGGCTACCGAGGTCGACAAGCAGATGCCTAGGTACTAA
- a CDS encoding nucleotidyltransferase family protein, translating to MSEFSPRAPHAVAAIILAAGSSSRMGTPKQLLNYQGTTLLRRVAEQAVAADCAPIVLVTGHLHEPLLHEVKGLPIIGVHNPDWALGMGGTLKIGLQALEQQSHTEQLSGVLVLLSDQPLVTADLLHKLIALHRNSAAPAVATQYAGSIGVPAVFARSHWQRLASLPPQQGAKKLLEHLGPEVATIDFAPAALDIDTPEQYAALLASS from the coding sequence ATGAGCGAGTTTTCACCTAGGGCGCCGCATGCGGTTGCGGCCATCATTCTGGCGGCCGGCAGCTCATCGCGCATGGGCACGCCCAAACAGCTGCTTAACTACCAAGGCACTACCCTGCTCCGCCGCGTGGCGGAGCAGGCAGTGGCCGCGGACTGCGCGCCGATAGTACTCGTTACGGGCCATCTGCACGAGCCGCTACTTCATGAGGTCAAGGGTCTGCCCATCATCGGCGTGCACAACCCCGATTGGGCCCTAGGCATGGGCGGCACTTTAAAGATTGGTCTGCAGGCGCTTGAGCAACAATCTCATACGGAGCAGCTAAGCGGCGTACTGGTGCTACTGAGCGACCAGCCGCTGGTAACCGCCGATTTGCTCCACAAGCTCATTGCTTTGCACCGCAATAGCGCTGCGCCCGCCGTTGCCACGCAGTATGCGGGCAGCATTGGGGTGCCCGCTGTATTCGCCCGCAGCCATTGGCAGCGCTTGGCCAGCTTGCCACCGCAGCAAGGCGCCAAAAAGCTGCTCGAGCACCTAGGCCCGGAGGTAGCAACCATCGACTTTGCCCCCGCCGCCCTCGATATCGATACGCCCGAGCAGTACGCCGCGCTACTCGCCAGCAGCTAG
- a CDS encoding xanthine dehydrogenase family protein molybdopterin-binding subunit has protein sequence MNTPQKQIGAPMNRVDGRQKVTGAAKYSAEYQLPNMAYAVLVGSTIAKGRLSSIDTKAAERAPGVLAVITHQNGPKLPGHKPVGKDPSQPQTVGSALRVFTDDKIRFNDQPIAVVVADSWERARYAARLVKAQYAQEAHQTNLEANKPNAFLPTQAKKNPKSPVADYQRGQVDAYKTGALKLEAEYVIPTEVHHPIEMQSITAHWEAPDRLTLYDKTQGTMATRRDFAREWGLPEENVKVIATYVGGAFGNGLHSWPHESAAIIAAKVVNRPVKLMLTREQMFTMVGYRPHTWQKIGMSATPDGKITAITHEAIGQTSTYEEFTEATLGQTRMMYQAPNMTTRYRLAALDIGSPIWMRGPGEATGAFALESAMDEMAYLLNLDPLEFRLRNYTDKDPENGKPWSSKFLKECYQAGAERIGWNKRQLKPGSLSEGDWLIGYGMGVGTFGAHRGTSKATAQLLPDGTVVLQSAVTDIGPGTGTAMTQIAADTLGVAPAKVRFEWGNSDFARAPTQGGSAIVNTVGPAVQEACLALKEKLRELAAAGNGAFAAARKEDVAFADGYLTLAGNATARVTYTDLVKQAGGQAVTVEAKPSDKGREYSMYSFSVHFAEVRVHQLTGEVRVSKLVSCADAGTIINEKTAGNQMKGGAVGGIGMALTEAAVIDDRFGRYVTKDLAEYHVPVHADAPAVEVYFVNQPDPHVNSLGTKGIGEIATIGVAPAIANAIFNATGKRIRELPITPDKLI, from the coding sequence ATGAATACACCACAGAAGCAAATCGGAGCCCCGATGAACCGGGTGGACGGCCGGCAGAAAGTGACCGGTGCGGCCAAGTACTCGGCTGAGTACCAGTTGCCGAACATGGCCTACGCCGTGCTGGTGGGCAGCACCATTGCCAAAGGCCGCCTCAGCAGCATCGACACGAAAGCGGCTGAACGCGCCCCTGGCGTGCTGGCGGTGATTACCCACCAAAACGGGCCCAAGTTGCCCGGCCACAAGCCGGTAGGCAAAGATCCCTCGCAGCCGCAAACCGTAGGCAGCGCCCTGCGCGTGTTTACCGACGACAAAATCCGCTTCAACGACCAGCCCATTGCCGTGGTGGTGGCCGATTCGTGGGAGCGGGCCCGCTACGCGGCGCGTTTGGTGAAGGCGCAGTACGCGCAGGAAGCGCACCAGACCAACCTCGAGGCCAACAAGCCGAACGCCTTTTTGCCCACCCAAGCCAAAAAGAACCCCAAGTCGCCGGTAGCCGATTACCAGCGCGGCCAAGTGGATGCCTACAAAACCGGCGCGCTCAAACTCGAAGCCGAGTACGTGATTCCAACAGAGGTGCATCACCCCATCGAGATGCAGTCCATCACGGCGCACTGGGAAGCGCCCGACCGGCTTACCCTCTACGACAAAACCCAGGGCACCATGGCCACCCGCCGCGACTTTGCCCGGGAATGGGGCTTGCCCGAGGAAAACGTGAAGGTGATTGCCACCTACGTGGGCGGCGCCTTCGGCAACGGCCTGCACAGCTGGCCGCACGAGTCGGCTGCCATTATCGCAGCCAAGGTGGTAAACCGGCCGGTAAAGCTGATGCTCACCCGCGAGCAAATGTTTACGATGGTGGGCTACCGGCCTCACACCTGGCAGAAAATCGGGATGAGCGCCACGCCGGATGGCAAAATCACGGCCATTACGCACGAGGCCATTGGGCAGACGTCGACCTACGAGGAGTTTACCGAAGCGACGTTGGGCCAGACGCGCATGATGTACCAGGCCCCGAACATGACGACGCGCTACCGGCTGGCGGCGCTCGATATCGGCTCGCCCATTTGGATGCGCGGCCCCGGCGAGGCTACCGGCGCCTTTGCCCTGGAGTCGGCCATGGACGAAATGGCTTACCTGCTGAACCTCGACCCGCTGGAGTTTCGGCTGCGCAACTACACCGATAAGGACCCTGAAAACGGCAAGCCTTGGTCGAGCAAGTTTCTGAAAGAGTGCTACCAGGCCGGAGCCGAGCGCATCGGCTGGAACAAGCGGCAGCTCAAGCCCGGCTCCCTGAGCGAGGGCGACTGGCTGATTGGCTACGGCATGGGCGTGGGCACGTTTGGAGCGCACCGCGGCACTTCCAAAGCCACCGCCCAGCTGCTGCCCGACGGCACTGTGGTGCTGCAAAGCGCTGTAACCGACATTGGCCCGGGCACCGGCACAGCCATGACCCAAATTGCCGCTGACACGCTGGGCGTGGCCCCCGCTAAGGTTCGGTTCGAATGGGGCAATTCCGATTTCGCACGGGCTCCTACGCAGGGTGGCTCTGCTATTGTGAATACCGTGGGCCCGGCCGTGCAGGAAGCTTGCCTGGCCCTTAAGGAAAAGCTGCGCGAACTGGCCGCTGCCGGCAACGGTGCCTTTGCCGCGGCCCGCAAGGAAGACGTGGCATTTGCCGACGGCTACCTTACGCTGGCCGGCAACGCTACCGCCCGCGTTACCTACACCGACCTGGTGAAGCAAGCGGGCGGGCAGGCCGTAACCGTAGAAGCCAAGCCCAGCGACAAGGGCCGAGAGTACTCGATGTATTCGTTCTCGGTGCATTTTGCTGAGGTGCGGGTACATCAACTCACGGGTGAGGTGCGGGTGAGCAAGCTGGTGTCGTGCGCCGATGCGGGTACCATCATCAACGAGAAAACGGCCGGCAACCAAATGAAAGGCGGCGCTGTGGGCGGCATTGGCATGGCCCTTACGGAAGCGGCCGTGATAGACGACCGGTTTGGCCGCTACGTAACCAAAGACCTGGCCGAATACCACGTGCCCGTGCACGCCGACGCGCCGGCCGTGGAAGTGTACTTCGTGAACCAACCCGACCCGCACGTGAACTCGCTGGGCACTAAAGGCATCGGCGAAATTGCGACCATCGGCGTGGCCCCCGCCATTGCCAACGCCATCTTTAACGCTACCGGCAAGCGCATCCGCGAGCTGCCCATTACGCCCGATAAGCTGATCTGA
- a CDS encoding FAD binding domain-containing protein: protein MNQFQYVRASKPKAAIEALARDPNAQFIAGGTNLLDLMKRGVMAPQKLIDINKLPLDKIERQEGNIRIGALALNGAVAEDKLVLEKLPLLAQALNAGASAQLRNMATVGGNMLQRTRCPYFYDTAMPCNKREPGTGCGALEGFNRMHAIFGFSDKCIAVHPSDMSVALAALDATVLISGPKGDRRIPFAELHRLPGDQPHIDTTLGAGELITAVEVPDNAFSRHVHYLKVRERASYAFALVSVAAALQLDGSTIKDARLAMGGVAHKPWRLTDAEKALVGKPATDETFRQAAEVAMRGAKAFKHNAYKLKLGPNSIVQALKNAAAA, encoded by the coding sequence ATGAACCAGTTCCAATACGTGCGGGCCAGCAAGCCCAAGGCGGCTATCGAGGCCCTGGCCCGCGACCCGAACGCGCAGTTTATTGCCGGCGGCACCAACCTGCTCGATCTGATGAAGCGCGGCGTAATGGCGCCCCAAAAGCTCATCGATATCAACAAGCTGCCGCTCGACAAGATTGAACGGCAGGAAGGCAACATCCGGATTGGCGCCCTGGCGCTGAACGGCGCCGTAGCCGAGGACAAGCTGGTGCTCGAAAAACTGCCGCTGCTGGCCCAGGCACTCAATGCTGGCGCCTCGGCACAGCTGCGCAACATGGCCACGGTGGGCGGCAACATGCTGCAACGCACGCGTTGCCCGTATTTCTACGACACGGCCATGCCCTGCAACAAGCGCGAACCCGGCACGGGCTGCGGCGCACTCGAGGGCTTCAACCGCATGCACGCCATCTTCGGCTTTTCGGACAAGTGCATTGCCGTGCATCCCTCCGACATGAGCGTGGCCTTGGCTGCCCTCGATGCCACCGTGCTCATCAGCGGCCCCAAAGGCGACCGGCGCATTCCGTTTGCCGAGCTGCACCGCCTGCCCGGCGACCAGCCCCACATCGACACCACCCTAGGTGCCGGCGAGCTGATAACAGCCGTGGAGGTGCCCGACAACGCCTTTTCCCGCCACGTGCACTACCTGAAAGTGCGCGAGCGGGCCTCCTACGCTTTTGCCCTGGTGTCGGTGGCTGCGGCTTTGCAGCTCGACGGCAGCACCATCAAAGATGCGCGCCTTGCCATGGGCGGCGTGGCCCACAAACCCTGGCGCCTCACCGATGCTGAAAAGGCGCTGGTGGGCAAACCCGCCACCGACGAAACCTTCCGGCAGGCGGCCGAGGTAGCCATGCGCGGCGCCAAAGCCTTCAAGCACAATGCTTATAAGCTGAAGCTGGGCCCGAATTCCATCGTGCAGGCCCTGAAAAACGCCGCTGCCGCCTAA
- a CDS encoding (2Fe-2S)-binding protein gives MADEQPGLSLDHDEHSQARRTFLKQSSLLTALAFTPGPVVRAAAAEFDEKVAAAFEKVPLKLAVNGKRYKLQVEPRTTLLDLLREQLHLTGTKKGCDYGQCGACTVHVDGKRINSCLTLAVMQDGKEVTTIEGLAPGGDKLHPMQEAFIKHDGFQCGYCTPGQIMSAVACIREGHADSEGEIREYMSGNICRCGAYTNIVAAIQEVKNGGQRV, from the coding sequence ATGGCAGACGAACAACCAGGACTTTCGCTCGACCACGACGAGCACAGCCAGGCCCGCCGCACCTTCCTGAAGCAATCCTCGCTGCTCACGGCGCTTGCATTCACGCCTGGGCCCGTGGTACGCGCCGCCGCCGCCGAGTTCGATGAGAAAGTGGCCGCGGCTTTCGAGAAGGTGCCGCTGAAACTCGCCGTGAATGGCAAGCGCTACAAGCTGCAAGTAGAGCCGCGCACCACCTTGCTCGATTTGCTGCGCGAGCAACTACACCTTACGGGCACCAAAAAAGGCTGCGACTACGGCCAGTGCGGTGCCTGCACGGTGCACGTCGATGGCAAGCGCATCAACAGCTGCCTTACGCTGGCCGTGATGCAGGACGGCAAAGAGGTTACCACCATCGAGGGCCTGGCCCCGGGCGGCGACAAGCTGCACCCCATGCAGGAGGCGTTTATTAAGCACGACGGTTTTCAGTGCGGGTACTGCACGCCGGGCCAGATTATGTCGGCGGTGGCGTGCATCCGCGAGGGGCACGCCGATTCGGAAGGCGAAATACGCGAGTACATGAGCGGCAACATCTGCCGCTGCGGGGCCTACACCAACATCGTGGCGGCCATTCAGGAGGTGAAAAACGGAGGCCAGCGAGTATGA